In Erigeron canadensis isolate Cc75 chromosome 7, C_canadensis_v1, whole genome shotgun sequence, one DNA window encodes the following:
- the LOC122607665 gene encoding transcription factor bHLH62-like, with amino-acid sequence MDRDFFLNAGLHFEPSSQMPSWKLMSLVPAMNSPSLSQSQVERFHNFDSVLTSMVPSPVSNSPQPKTNWPNTDHLVKENTPILRNSIPSGAGLPSLTADPGFAERAAKFSCFGSRSFNSRTTQLGLTSNNPDSQFRSSVSPLIGNAKLPRVLSSPLLKNDGSTMRIQETMTHIENGLGYDNNNANSNERSSASEQMEIGPNSRKRKVAPCKGKAKETSPLLVKEEGNDDLGSKKMKKKEEDGNEEKENKTKVLEPPKDYIHVRARRGQATDSHSLAERVRREKISERMKLLQDLVPGCNKVTGKALMLDEIINYVQSLQHQVEFLSMKLATVNPTRQDCDMNSHLSKDISQSNGNLSQQLYQLVTTESDFYEQNPQQQQEVLFIGSAPITQSPVDPLNPVHGSSHTFAQFAGFEGDELNNIVKMGFGEIHNQSPDMKIEI; translated from the exons ATGGACCGCGATTTCTTTCTCAATGCAGGGCTTCATTTTGAACCCTCTTCACAAATGCCATCATGGAAATTAATGTCATTAGTCCCAGCAATGAACTCACCATCACTATCTCAATCACAAGTTGAAAGATTCCACAATTTTGACTCTGTTTTGACCTCAATGGTACCCTCCCCTGTTTCCAACTCACCACAGCCTAAAACAAATTGGCCAAATACTGATCATTTAGTGAAAGAAAACACACCCATATTGCGAAATTCGATTCCATCAGGGGCCGGGTTGCCATCATTGACTGCAGATCCTGGTTTCGCTGAACGGGCTGCAAAGTTTTCGTGTTTTGGTAGTAGAAGCTTTAATAGCAGAACAACTCAACTTGGGTTGACTTCTAATAACCCTGATTCACAATTTAGATCTAGTGTTTCACCATTGATTGGTAATGCTAAATTACCTCGTGTTTTGAGTAGTCCTTTGCTTAAAAATGATGGATCTACAATGAGAATTCAAGAAACTATGACCCATATTGAAAATGGGCTGGGTTATGATAATAACAACGCCAATTCTAATGAAAGATCCTCTGCTTCTGAGCAAATGGAAATTGGCCCAAATTCAAGAAAGAGAAAAGTTGCACCATGTAAAGGAAAAGCTAAAGAAACTTCACCACTTCTTGTAAAG gaaGAAGGAAATGATGATTTGGGCTccaagaaaatgaagaaaaaagagGAGGATGGaaatgaagaaaaagagaaCAAAACAAAGGTTCTTGAACCACCAAAAGATTATATTCATGTTAGAGCTAGAAGGGGTCAAGCTACTGATAGTCATAGTCTAGCAGAAAGA gttaggagagagaaaataagTGAAAGAATGAAGCTTCTTCAAGATCTTGTCCCAGGATGTAATAAG GTGACAGGAAAAGCCCTTATGCTTGATGAGATAATCAATTATGTACAATCATTGCAACATCAAGTTGAG TTTCTATCAATGAAATTAGCAACAGTGAATCCAACAAGACAAGATTGTGATATGAATAGTCACCTTTCCAAAGAT ATTAGCCAATCAAATGGGAATTTGTCTCAACAATTATACCAACTAGTCACAACAGAATCAGATTTTTATGAGCAGAacccacaacaacaacaagaagtACTTTTTATTGGATCTGCTCCGATCACCCAATCCCCAGTGGACCCATTGAATCCTGTACATGGATCCTCACATACCTTTGCCCAG TTTGCTGGATTTGAAGGAGACGAacttaataacattgtaaagaTGGGTTTTGGAGAAATTCATAATCAATCACCTGATATGAAAATTGAGATCTGA